From a single Sorghum bicolor cultivar BTx623 chromosome 5, Sorghum_bicolor_NCBIv3, whole genome shotgun sequence genomic region:
- the LOC110435867 gene encoding elastin-like: MDGGYPPLEGAHARLISMDTKSSELEGSGALDHVVIVGALDEAAGGLVAALGDLVAVASGLDMALGGLAAAADGLPEATGGLGEATGGLAIALGGLAMAAGGLVVALRGLATVVGGLAT; the protein is encoded by the coding sequence ATGGATGGAGGATATCCACCCCTTGAAGGTGCCCACGCAAGGCTAATCAGCATGGACACCAAGAGTAGTGAACTGGAGGGGTCAGGTGCCCTAGACCACGTGGTGATCGTTGGTGCCTTGGACGAGGCCGCTGGTGGCCTGGTTGCGGCCCTAGGAGACCTAGTAGCGGTCGCTAGTGGCCTAGACATGGCTCTAGGAGGCCTAGCGGCGGCTGCTGATGGCCTGCCTGAGGCCACTGGTGGCCTAGGCGAGGCCACTGGTGGCCTGGCCATAGCTCTAGGAGGCCTAGCAATGGCTGCTGGTGGCCTGGTTGTGGCTCTAAGAGGCCTAGCAACGGTCGTTGGTGGCCTGGCCACCTAG